A window from Hymenobacter volaticus encodes these proteins:
- a CDS encoding DUF4932 domain-containing protein has translation MRVFVLTMVLLLAGFSASAQTAEPNQRAANRRALRDARKYPAPYKDSHLAVDKAALKRGDGGRAAKPNDGRQKYKFDKTGTARVSEPSTISLRLRKKTKTTSN, from the coding sequence ATGCGAGTCTTTGTCTTGACTATGGTTTTGTTGCTGGCTGGTTTCAGCGCTTCTGCTCAGACTGCCGAGCCCAACCAACGGGCTGCTAACCGCCGTGCTTTGCGCGACGCACGCAAGTACCCAGCGCCCTACAAAGATTCGCACTTGGCGGTAGATAAAGCAGCTCTTAAGCGCGGCGATGGAGGCCGAGCTGCAAAGCCCAACGACGGCCGCCAGAAGTATAAATTCGACAAAACAGGAACGGCCCGCGTAAGTGAACCTAGCACTATTAGTCTGCGTCTTCGTAAGAAGACAAAGACCACTAGCAACTAA
- the ytxJ gene encoding bacillithiol system redox-active protein YtxJ — protein sequence MIPWQPLTQAEQLQDIVRESHEKPVLIFKHSTTCSISAAAKGKMERQWADAGLTDTKLYYLDLLRFRPISAEIAQKFGVRHESPQLLLIKDGECHYNASHMGIRLSDVKSVVG from the coding sequence ATGATACCTTGGCAACCCCTTACGCAAGCAGAACAACTACAAGACATTGTGCGCGAGTCGCATGAGAAGCCAGTGCTTATTTTTAAGCATAGCACCACCTGCTCAATTAGCGCTGCCGCCAAAGGCAAGATGGAGCGCCAATGGGCCGATGCTGGCCTTACCGATACCAAGCTCTATTACCTTGACTTGTTACGCTTCCGTCCCATTTCCGCTGAAATAGCGCAAAAGTTTGGGGTACGGCACGAGTCGCCCCAGCTGCTACTCATTAAAGACGGCGAGTGCCACTATAATGCCTCGCATATGGGCATCCGGCTGAGCGATGTCAAGAGTGTAGTCGGGTAG
- a CDS encoding OsmC family protein, with protein MHTATARYAGHLRTEATHTASGNTILTDAPVDNHGRGEAFSPTDLVSAALGSCMMTIMGIVAERLALDLTGVTYNVVKHMAADPRRIRQIDVQFQLPAKLSAKERTVLENAARTCPVALSLNPEIRQEVQFEYAG; from the coding sequence ATGCACACAGCCACTGCCCGCTACGCCGGCCACCTGCGCACCGAAGCCACTCATACCGCCTCTGGCAACACTATTCTTACCGACGCACCCGTCGATAACCATGGCCGAGGCGAAGCTTTTTCGCCCACCGACCTTGTAAGTGCGGCTCTAGGAAGCTGCATGATGACCATCATGGGCATTGTGGCCGAACGCCTTGCTTTAGACCTCACAGGAGTTACCTACAACGTTGTCAAGCATATGGCGGCAGACCCTCGCCGTATCCGGCAGATTGACGTGCAGTTTCAGCTGCCTGCCAAGCTTAGCGCGAAAGAGCGAACTGTGTTGGAAAACGCAGCCCGTACTTGCCCGGTGGCCCTCAGCCTCAACCCGGAAATCCGACAAGAGGTTCAGTTCGAGTACGCAGGATAA
- the lipA gene encoding lipoyl synthase: MDDLLLTLPIVQPQVPAPAKPRKPDWLRVKLPVGPEYAAVRRLVDEHKLHTICESGNCPNMGECWGAGTATFMILGNVCTRSCSFCAVATGRPTEYDTDEPRRVAEAIQLMKVKHAVITSVNRDELKDRGASIWNETVVRIKQLSPETTIETLIPDVKANWEALDVMIAGGQEVVSHNIETVGSLYRLVRPQAKYDRSLEQIRRTKAAGKRTKSGIMLGLGETKDEMYRAMDDLVAHGLDILTLGQYLQPTKRHLEVAEFIHPELFAHYREEGLARGLKYVESGPLVRSSYHAERHVNVPI; encoded by the coding sequence ATGGATGATTTGCTGTTAACCTTGCCTATAGTGCAACCCCAAGTGCCGGCGCCCGCCAAGCCGCGCAAGCCCGACTGGCTGCGCGTGAAGCTGCCCGTAGGCCCCGAATATGCCGCCGTGCGCCGGTTGGTGGACGAGCACAAGCTCCATACCATCTGCGAAAGCGGTAATTGTCCCAACATGGGTGAGTGCTGGGGTGCTGGCACTGCTACGTTCATGATTCTTGGCAACGTGTGTACTCGCTCTTGCTCGTTCTGCGCTGTAGCTACCGGGCGCCCCACCGAATACGATACCGATGAACCCCGCCGAGTAGCCGAAGCTATTCAGTTGATGAAGGTGAAGCATGCTGTTATCACCAGCGTCAACCGCGACGAACTGAAAGACCGGGGTGCCAGCATTTGGAACGAAACCGTAGTGCGCATCAAGCAACTGTCGCCCGAGACTACCATCGAAACACTGATTCCAGACGTGAAAGCGAACTGGGAAGCATTGGACGTGATGATTGCCGGTGGGCAGGAAGTGGTATCGCACAACATAGAAACCGTAGGTAGCCTGTACCGCTTGGTGCGCCCGCAAGCCAAATACGACCGAAGCCTAGAGCAAATTCGGCGTACCAAAGCTGCTGGCAAACGCACGAAGTCTGGCATCATGCTGGGCCTAGGCGAAACCAAAGACGAGATGTACCGTGCTATGGACGACTTAGTGGCGCATGGCCTCGACATCCTGACTCTTGGCCAGTATCTGCAGCCAACTAAGCGCCACTTGGAGGTTGCCGAGTTCATCCATCCTGAGTTATTTGCGCATTACCGCGAGGAAGGGTTGGCTCGTGGCCTCAAGTATGTAGAAAGCGGCCCCTTAGTACGCAGTAGCTACCACGCGGAGCGTCACGTGAACGTCCCGATCTAG
- a CDS encoding DUF4136 domain-containing protein: MNSITRLLARPAAFMAIGFSLLLGVSGCATSSRVGVTSDFDHSVNFRTYKTWAWYPQQTVDAEGGPAKGYESFLDQRLQAAVERELAAKGLTRVDKDADLFVAYSAKVEEKQQVSPYYNGLGYPYYGYGLYNRGMYSPVTQYKAGTVIIDLVDARRKELAWRGTGQAQVDNQSISEEEVHRIVNGILGNYPPTDTNARR; the protein is encoded by the coding sequence ATGAACTCCATCACCCGTTTACTTGCCCGTCCAGCCGCTTTTATGGCTATCGGTTTTTCGCTGCTACTGGGTGTTTCCGGTTGCGCTACTTCTTCCAGAGTGGGTGTTACCTCTGACTTCGACCACTCTGTCAATTTTCGTACCTATAAGACGTGGGCCTGGTATCCTCAGCAAACTGTTGATGCTGAAGGTGGCCCAGCCAAAGGCTATGAGTCGTTTTTGGATCAGCGCCTGCAAGCTGCTGTAGAGCGTGAGCTGGCTGCGAAAGGCTTGACCCGCGTTGACAAGGACGCCGACTTGTTTGTTGCCTACAGCGCCAAAGTAGAAGAGAAGCAGCAGGTTTCGCCTTACTACAACGGCCTTGGCTACCCCTACTATGGGTATGGCCTCTACAACCGCGGCATGTATTCGCCTGTTACGCAGTATAAAGCTGGTACTGTTATCATCGACTTGGTAGACGCCCGCCGCAAGGAGCTTGCATGGCGCGGCACTGGCCAAGCACAGGTCGACAACCAGAGCATTTCCGAAGAAGAAGTGCACCGCATTGTGAACGGCATCTTGGGCAACTACCCTCCTACCGACACCAACGCTCGTCGTTAA
- the gcvP gene encoding aminomethyl-transferring glycine dehydrogenase — MLLQPKAADVFIDRHNGPDSAAVADMLRVIGVDSLDQLIDETVPAAIRLKQPLNLPAALTERAFLAKFKGIASQNRIFKNYIGLGYHDTQLPSVIQRNIMENPGWYTAYTPYQAEIAQGRLEALINYQTMIIDLTGLEIANASLLDEGTAAAETLHMFHSLTKKKNATRYFVSEQVLPQTIDVLRTRATPLGIELVVGDHRTADLTDESLFGAILQYPAADGAVYDYTDFISKAHDSNLFVTVATDLLSLTLLTPPGEMGADACVGNSQRFGVPMGYGGPHAGFLSTKDQFKRVIPGRIIGQSIDAAGNKAYRMALQTREQHIRREKATSNICTAQVLLSVLAGMYAVYHGPQRIKQFATNVHALTQVLEQELKALGLDQRNEFYFDTLDIKLESQELQAAIRTEAEAAGINFRYFEEHGTPRVGISLHQNTEIEDVADIVAVFAKVLGKEVKAVALPTEISLNWPESLLRTSHYLTHPVFNTHHSEHEMLRYMKHLENKDLSLAHSMIPLGSCTMKLNATAEMIPVTWPEIGGLHPFAPREQAKGYTQIFQDLEQWLCEVTGFAAMSLQPNSGAQGEYAGLLAIKGYHDARGDQHRNIALIPASAHGTNPASAVMAGMQVVVVKSSEAGEIDVEDLKAKAAQYADKLSCLMVTYPSTHGVYEETIIDICETIHQHGGRVYMDGANMNAQVGLTSPATIGADVCHLNLHKTFCIPHGGGGPGVGPIGVVADLVPYLPGHVVVDADGRTAGAVSAAPWGSASILPISYAYISMMGGEGLTEATRVAILNANYIKAKLEGHYPVLYTGANGRCAHEMILDCRQFKKAGIEVEDIAKRLMDYGFHAPTVSFPVAGTLMVEPTESESKEELDRFIEAMISIRKEIAEVEAGRADAKDNLLKHAPHTAAVVLTEEWTRPYSREQAVYPTDYVRAAKFWPSVSRIDSAYGDRNLICSCTSVEEYADAEEKLVETDKGPSY, encoded by the coding sequence ATGTTGCTCCAACCCAAGGCCGCCGACGTATTTATTGACCGTCATAACGGACCTGATTCTGCCGCTGTAGCCGACATGCTGCGCGTCATTGGCGTCGATTCGCTCGACCAGCTCATCGACGAGACGGTGCCGGCCGCTATTCGCCTGAAGCAGCCGCTGAACCTGCCCGCAGCCCTCACGGAGCGGGCTTTTTTGGCGAAGTTCAAAGGCATTGCTAGCCAGAACCGCATCTTCAAAAATTACATCGGGTTGGGCTATCATGACACCCAATTGCCGAGCGTTATCCAGCGCAACATCATGGAGAACCCGGGCTGGTATACCGCCTACACTCCATACCAAGCCGAAATTGCGCAGGGCCGCCTCGAAGCACTGATCAATTATCAGACGATGATTATTGACCTGACGGGCCTGGAAATTGCCAACGCCAGCTTGCTCGACGAAGGCACTGCCGCCGCCGAGACGTTGCATATGTTCCACTCGCTGACCAAGAAGAAGAACGCTACCCGTTACTTCGTCTCGGAGCAAGTGCTACCCCAAACCATTGACGTATTGCGCACCCGCGCTACGCCGCTCGGCATCGAGCTAGTAGTAGGAGACCACCGCACGGCCGACCTCACCGACGAGTCGCTGTTCGGCGCCATCCTACAGTACCCCGCCGCCGATGGCGCTGTATACGACTACACCGACTTTATTTCCAAGGCCCACGACAGCAACTTGTTCGTGACCGTCGCCACGGACCTGTTGTCTCTCACCCTGCTCACCCCTCCCGGTGAGATGGGAGCCGACGCCTGCGTGGGCAACTCGCAGCGCTTTGGCGTGCCTATGGGCTACGGCGGACCGCACGCGGGTTTCCTATCAACCAAAGACCAGTTCAAGCGCGTGATTCCTGGCCGTATTATCGGCCAGAGCATCGACGCGGCCGGCAACAAGGCGTACCGCATGGCCTTGCAAACCCGGGAGCAGCATATCCGTCGCGAAAAGGCTACCAGTAACATCTGCACCGCGCAAGTACTATTGTCGGTGCTAGCGGGTATGTATGCTGTCTACCACGGGCCGCAGCGCATCAAGCAGTTTGCCACCAACGTGCACGCCCTGACGCAGGTACTAGAGCAGGAGTTGAAAGCCCTGGGCCTCGATCAGCGCAACGAGTTCTACTTCGACACACTCGATATCAAGCTAGAAAGCCAGGAGTTGCAAGCTGCTATCCGCACAGAAGCTGAGGCGGCGGGTATCAACTTCCGTTACTTCGAGGAGCACGGCACGCCGCGCGTAGGCATTTCGCTGCACCAGAATACCGAAATTGAAGACGTAGCCGACATCGTGGCCGTGTTTGCCAAGGTGCTTGGCAAGGAGGTGAAGGCCGTGGCTCTACCCACCGAAATTTCATTGAACTGGCCTGAGTCGTTGCTGCGCACCAGCCACTACCTGACGCACCCGGTCTTCAATACGCACCACTCCGAGCACGAGATGCTGCGCTACATGAAGCACCTCGAAAACAAAGACTTGAGCTTGGCCCACTCCATGATTCCGCTGGGCTCGTGCACCATGAAGCTGAACGCCACCGCCGAAATGATTCCGGTGACGTGGCCGGAAATTGGTGGCTTGCACCCCTTCGCCCCGCGCGAACAGGCCAAAGGCTACACTCAAATCTTCCAGGACCTAGAGCAATGGTTGTGCGAAGTGACTGGCTTCGCGGCCATGAGCTTGCAGCCCAACTCGGGTGCCCAGGGCGAATACGCGGGTTTGTTAGCTATCAAAGGCTACCATGACGCCCGCGGCGACCAACACCGCAATATTGCTCTGATTCCGGCTTCGGCCCACGGCACCAACCCCGCTTCGGCCGTTATGGCCGGTATGCAAGTAGTGGTGGTGAAGAGCAGTGAGGCCGGTGAAATTGACGTGGAGGACCTCAAAGCCAAAGCCGCGCAATACGCCGACAAGCTAAGCTGCCTGATGGTGACGTACCCCAGCACGCACGGCGTGTACGAGGAAACCATCATCGACATCTGCGAGACGATTCACCAGCACGGCGGCCGTGTGTATATGGACGGTGCCAACATGAACGCCCAAGTAGGTCTTACTTCGCCTGCTACCATCGGGGCCGACGTGTGCCACCTGAACCTGCACAAAACGTTCTGCATCCCGCACGGCGGCGGTGGACCCGGCGTAGGCCCTATCGGCGTAGTTGCCGACTTGGTTCCGTATCTACCGGGCCACGTTGTGGTGGACGCCGACGGCCGCACAGCGGGCGCAGTATCCGCAGCACCTTGGGGTTCTGCTAGCATTCTGCCCATCTCTTACGCCTACATCAGCATGATGGGTGGCGAAGGTCTCACAGAAGCTACTCGCGTTGCCATCTTGAACGCCAACTACATCAAGGCCAAGCTAGAAGGGCATTATCCTGTGCTGTACACTGGCGCCAATGGCCGTTGCGCCCACGAAATGATTCTGGATTGTCGGCAGTTCAAGAAAGCGGGCATCGAGGTAGAAGACATTGCCAAGCGCTTAATGGACTATGGTTTCCATGCCCCTACCGTTTCGTTCCCGGTGGCAGGCACGCTGATGGTAGAGCCTACCGAGTCGGAAAGCAAGGAGGAGCTGGACCGCTTCATTGAAGCCATGATTTCAATCCGCAAAGAAATTGCTGAAGTGGAAGCCGGTCGGGCCGATGCTAAAGACAACTTGCTCAAGCACGCGCCTCACACGGCCGCTGTTGTCCTCACAGAAGAATGGACGCGTCCTTACAGCCGCGAGCAAGCCGTATACCCCACCGACTACGTGCGCGCCGCCAAGTTCTGGCCTAGCGTTTCGCGTATCGACTCGGCTTACGGCGACCGGAACTTGATTTGCTCTTGCACCTCGGTAGAAGAATACGCCGATGCCGAAGAGAAGCTCGTTGAAACCGACAAAGGCCCTTCGTATTAA
- a CDS encoding rhamnogalacturonan lyase family protein, translating to MAYTYSANDCSVGDLDGDGEYEIVLKWDPSNAKDNSQSGYTGNVYLDAYRLNGTRLWRIDLGRNIRAGAHYTQLMVYDLDSDGKAEVACKTADGTIDGRGVVIGDANADYRNTAGYVLAGPEFLTIFNGRTGAAMATTPYLPARGAVTSWGDNYGNRVDRFVSTVAYLDGVRPSLIMGRGYYTRLVRVAWDWRNGQLTQRWIFDSDTPGNGAYAGQGNHQLTVGDVDGNGRDEIVNGSSAIRDNGTGLYVNGLGHGDALHMSDMNPDRPGQEVWQPHETPSQYGVYALECRDALTGQPLWGVPGTGDIGRGLAADVDPNHRGYEMWGSTGGLYTCTGTQISTSKPTINFAVWWDGDLSRELLDAGYNATTNVATVRLEKWNPATNSLTRLLTPSTVTDGDAQTNNTTKANPCITADILGDWREEILLRARDNQSLLLYSTTSPTTERIYTLMHDSQYRLAVAHENSAYNQPPHTSFYLGTDMAPAPRPNIVLADSTNNGPLGTRTGSLNRIGVDVYPNPTTSAIHIKTAGQFTYMIYNSAGQVVEQGQRRDDFNGGLNLKPGLYLVRVRTTDGQQTTVKVLKQ from the coding sequence GTGGCTTACACCTATTCGGCCAACGACTGTAGCGTAGGCGACCTAGACGGGGACGGCGAGTACGAAATCGTGTTGAAGTGGGACCCTTCCAACGCCAAAGACAACTCGCAGTCGGGCTATACCGGCAACGTGTACCTAGATGCTTACCGACTCAACGGCACCCGCCTGTGGCGCATCGACCTGGGCCGCAACATTCGGGCCGGTGCTCATTACACCCAGCTGATGGTGTATGACCTCGACAGTGATGGCAAAGCGGAAGTAGCCTGCAAAACGGCTGATGGCACCATCGACGGCCGGGGAGTGGTCATTGGCGATGCCAATGCCGATTATCGCAACACCGCTGGTTATGTCTTGGCTGGTCCCGAGTTCCTGACGATTTTCAATGGCCGCACTGGTGCGGCTATGGCTACTACTCCGTATTTGCCGGCCCGTGGCGCCGTCACGTCGTGGGGTGATAATTACGGCAACCGAGTGGACCGCTTCGTTTCGACGGTGGCGTATCTGGATGGCGTTCGGCCGAGCCTGATCATGGGCCGCGGCTACTACACGCGGCTGGTGCGCGTGGCATGGGACTGGCGCAATGGCCAACTCACGCAGCGCTGGATTTTCGACAGCGACACGCCCGGTAATGGCGCTTACGCGGGCCAGGGCAACCACCAACTCACCGTAGGCGACGTGGATGGTAACGGCCGCGACGAAATAGTGAACGGCTCTAGCGCAATCCGCGACAACGGTACTGGCCTGTATGTCAACGGCCTTGGCCACGGCGATGCACTGCACATGAGCGACATGAACCCCGACCGTCCGGGCCAGGAAGTATGGCAACCTCATGAAACTCCTTCTCAGTATGGCGTTTACGCCCTCGAATGCCGCGACGCCCTTACCGGTCAGCCGCTGTGGGGCGTACCAGGCACCGGCGACATTGGCCGCGGACTTGCCGCCGATGTGGACCCCAACCACCGCGGTTATGAAATGTGGGGTTCGACAGGTGGCCTCTACACTTGTACGGGCACCCAAATCAGCACGTCGAAACCGACTATCAACTTTGCCGTGTGGTGGGACGGTGACTTGTCGCGCGAATTGCTCGATGCCGGCTACAATGCTACCACCAACGTGGCCACCGTACGCCTCGAGAAATGGAATCCGGCTACCAACAGCCTTACCCGCTTGCTCACCCCGAGCACAGTAACTGACGGCGACGCTCAAACCAACAACACTACGAAGGCTAACCCCTGTATCACAGCCGACATATTGGGCGACTGGCGCGAAGAAATTCTGCTGCGCGCACGCGACAACCAAAGCTTGTTGCTGTACTCGACCACCTCACCAACCACGGAGCGCATCTACACGCTTATGCACGACTCGCAGTACCGGTTGGCAGTGGCGCACGAAAACTCGGCGTACAATCAGCCGCCCCATACCAGCTTCTACCTAGGCACCGATATGGCACCGGCTCCCCGGCCCAACATTGTGCTAGCCGACAGCACCAACAACGGTCCGCTCGGTACGCGCACCGGCAGCCTCAACCGGATTGGCGTGGACGTATACCCCAACCCAACCACCAGCGCCATCCACATCAAAACCGCCGGCCAGTTCACGTACATGATCTACAACTCGGCTGGCCAAGTGGTGGAACAAGGTCAGCGCCGCGACGACTTCAACGGTGGCCTCAACCTGAAGCCTGGCTTGTACCTCGTGCGCGTACGCACAACCGACGGCCAGCAAACGACAGTCAAAGTGCTCAAACAATGA
- a CDS encoding NAD(P)-dependent oxidoreductase, with translation MNSVTIGLICEGKNPPDKRVPLTPKKCVEAEAQYPGLRIVVQESPHRCFSDQEYRDLGLEVRADVAECDILMGVKEVPVGQLIPNKTYLFFSHTVKKQPANRELLRAIIHHNITLIDYELMTNQEGGERIVAFGRWAGIVGAYNGLLTYGRKHGLYSLKPAYQCVDMEDMQEEFFKVKRLPPIKMVVTGSGRVAQGALEVLDLMGLRRVSVYDYLYQDFNEPVYTQLRSSDYNRRRDGRVWDTPDFHRNPHEYESTFGTFLPVTDLLIACAYWHPAAPKLFTEQDTQRPDFRINTIADVTCDVNGSVPTTKRSSSIPDPVFDYNCRTGELEPAYSNPSNITIMAVDNLPCELPRNASRDFSRQLIDNVLPHLLGKPGQDKVVERATIARNGQLLPRYHYLSDYVAEHQPA, from the coding sequence ATGAACTCTGTCACCATCGGCCTGATCTGCGAAGGCAAGAACCCGCCCGACAAACGAGTGCCCCTCACGCCCAAGAAATGCGTGGAAGCAGAAGCGCAGTACCCGGGCCTGCGCATTGTAGTGCAGGAGAGTCCGCACCGCTGCTTTTCCGACCAGGAATACCGCGACCTAGGGCTGGAAGTACGAGCTGATGTAGCAGAATGCGACATTCTGATGGGCGTGAAAGAAGTGCCCGTCGGCCAACTGATTCCCAACAAAACCTACCTGTTCTTTTCGCATACGGTAAAGAAACAGCCCGCCAACCGGGAGTTGCTGCGGGCTATAATCCATCACAACATCACTCTAATCGACTACGAGTTGATGACCAACCAGGAAGGCGGAGAGCGAATAGTAGCGTTTGGCCGATGGGCCGGCATTGTAGGTGCTTACAACGGACTGCTTACGTACGGTCGTAAGCATGGGCTCTATAGCCTCAAGCCGGCTTACCAGTGCGTTGATATGGAGGATATGCAGGAAGAGTTTTTCAAGGTGAAACGCCTGCCGCCCATCAAAATGGTAGTTACGGGCTCGGGGCGCGTGGCCCAGGGGGCACTGGAGGTGTTGGATTTGATGGGCTTGCGACGGGTAAGCGTTTACGACTATCTGTACCAAGACTTCAACGAACCCGTCTACACCCAGCTACGCAGCTCCGACTATAACCGCCGCCGCGACGGCCGCGTGTGGGATACGCCTGATTTTCACCGCAACCCGCATGAGTACGAATCCACTTTCGGCACCTTCCTGCCGGTCACAGACCTGCTGATTGCTTGTGCCTATTGGCATCCGGCAGCGCCAAAGCTGTTCACTGAACAAGACACCCAACGCCCGGATTTTCGCATCAACACCATCGCCGACGTTACCTGCGACGTGAATGGCTCAGTACCCACCACCAAACGGAGCAGCAGCATTCCAGATCCAGTGTTCGACTACAACTGCCGCACCGGTGAGTTGGAGCCCGCGTACTCTAATCCGTCCAACATCACCATTATGGCCGTCGACAATTTGCCTTGCGAACTGCCACGCAATGCCAGCCGTGACTTCAGCCGTCAGCTCATCGATAACGTGCTACCCCATTTACTTGGCAAGCCCGGCCAAGACAAAGTGGTAGAACGGGCAACCATTGCGCGCAATGGCCAGCTCCTACCGCGCTATCACTACCTCAGCGACTATGTAGCCGAGCATCAGCCAGCTTAG
- a CDS encoding DUF1206 domain-containing protein yields MTVANSLSSAVPTSPSSGIRALARFGFAAKGLVYLLMGLLALLAATGQRGGQTADKKQAVQTLQDVPGGSVLLGFIALGLLGYIIWRFVQAVRDTENKGSGAKGIGRRIGYAGSGLLYASLAWFAAQLAFKGSASDGGNSQQTLTAKVLSWPGGDWIIIAVGLIIIGAGIYQIINAYSGKFYKHVNSSDLPANQQNIVYRTGQVGYTARGIVMGIIGYFFVQAGRQSSASQTGTTDEAFDLLATMGPAVLGIVALGLMAYGLYMLVQARYPVLRGV; encoded by the coding sequence ATGACTGTTGCTAACTCTCTTTCCTCTGCTGTTCCTACTTCCCCTTCGTCGGGTATCCGGGCGCTAGCACGTTTTGGTTTTGCTGCCAAAGGTCTAGTGTATCTGCTTATGGGCCTGCTGGCGCTGCTAGCCGCCACTGGTCAGCGCGGTGGTCAAACTGCCGACAAAAAGCAAGCCGTCCAAACTTTACAAGATGTACCGGGTGGCTCGGTGTTGCTTGGTTTTATTGCACTTGGCTTGCTCGGTTATATCATCTGGCGCTTTGTGCAAGCCGTCCGCGACACTGAGAATAAAGGCTCAGGGGCCAAGGGTATAGGACGACGGATAGGTTACGCAGGTAGCGGTCTACTTTATGCTAGCTTGGCTTGGTTTGCGGCGCAGCTAGCATTTAAGGGCAGCGCCAGCGACGGTGGCAACAGCCAGCAGACTCTTACAGCCAAAGTACTCAGCTGGCCCGGTGGCGACTGGATTATTATTGCAGTAGGATTAATCATTATTGGGGCTGGCATCTACCAAATCATCAATGCCTACTCTGGCAAGTTTTATAAGCACGTAAACTCCAGCGACCTACCCGCCAACCAGCAAAACATTGTGTACCGCACGGGCCAAGTAGGCTACACGGCGCGAGGTATTGTAATGGGTATTATCGGCTACTTTTTTGTGCAGGCCGGCCGGCAGTCCAGCGCTTCGCAGACTGGGACCACCGACGAAGCGTTTGATTTACTTGCTACTATGGGCCCCGCTGTGCTAGGCATTGTGGCATTAGGCCTCATGGCCTACGGACTCTACATGCTAGTACAGGCCCGCTACCCAGTGCTGCGGGGCGTTTAG
- a CDS encoding CsbD family protein → MDANNNGIDDSTELRARGNWNEIKGQAKQKWGGLTDDDLTYEEGKQDEWFGSLQHKTGEAVEDIKAWFKRTF, encoded by the coding sequence ATGGACGCTAATAACAACGGCATCGACGACAGCACCGAATTGCGTGCACGCGGTAACTGGAATGAAATCAAAGGCCAAGCCAAGCAGAAATGGGGCGGCCTCACCGACGATGACCTCACGTATGAGGAAGGCAAGCAAGACGAATGGTTTGGCAGTCTACAACATAAAACAGGTGAGGCAGTTGAAGACATTAAAGCGTGGTTCAAGCGCACTTTTTAA